A genomic segment from Alteribacillus bidgolensis encodes:
- a CDS encoding GNAT family N-acetyltransferase → MTINIKKCTLEDLRKLQEISYETFNETFKHQNSPENMNAYLERAFNLKQLEKELSNISSQFFFVYFNNEVAGYLKVNTNDAQSEDMGDKSLEMERIYIKNKFQKHGLGKYLLNKAMEIAMERNKKKIWLGVWGKNENALAFYKKMGFVQTGAHSFFMGDEEQVDFIMTKTLI, encoded by the coding sequence ATGACTATAAATATAAAAAAGTGTACCCTTGAAGATTTACGCAAACTTCAAGAAATTAGTTATGAAACATTTAATGAGACATTTAAGCATCAGAATTCACCCGAAAATATGAATGCCTATTTGGAAAGGGCATTTAATTTAAAACAATTAGAAAAAGAATTATCCAATATTTCTTCGCAATTCTTTTTTGTTTATTTCAATAATGAAGTCGCTGGATATTTAAAGGTCAATACCAATGATGCTCAGTCTGAAGACATGGGTGATAAATCACTTGAAATGGAGAGGATTTATATAAAGAACAAATTTCAAAAACATGGGCTTGGTAAATATCTGCTAAATAAAGCTATGGAAATTGCTATGGAACGTAATAAAAAGAAAATTTGGCTAGGTGTATGGGGAAAAAATGAAAATGCTCTTGCTTTTTATAAGAAAATGGGGTTTGTTCAAACTGGAGCCCACTCTTTTTTTATGGGTGATGAAGAACAAGTGGACTTTATAATGACCAAAACACTCATATAA